In Sphingomonas sp. SORGH_AS_0950, the following are encoded in one genomic region:
- a CDS encoding ferritin-like domain-containing protein, protein MGLFSKDIATLDDLFVHQLQDIYYAEHQITKALPKMIEKATDPQLKAGFEQHLRETEGQIRRLEQVFEMHGTTAKAVTCPAIDGIIKEANEVAGEVADKQVLDAALIAAAQAVEHYEIARYGTLVAWARQLGRSDCAAILDETLAEEKATDEKLTGLAEGGANAAAEAAQLA, encoded by the coding sequence ATGGGCCTATTCAGCAAGGACATCGCGACGCTGGACGATCTGTTCGTTCACCAGTTGCAGGATATCTACTATGCCGAGCATCAGATCACGAAGGCGCTGCCCAAGATGATCGAGAAGGCGACCGACCCGCAGCTGAAGGCGGGCTTCGAGCAGCATCTGCGCGAGACCGAGGGGCAGATCCGGCGGCTGGAACAGGTGTTCGAGATGCACGGGACGACCGCCAAGGCGGTGACCTGCCCGGCGATCGACGGCATCATCAAGGAGGCCAATGAGGTCGCGGGCGAGGTCGCCGACAAGCAGGTGCTGGACGCGGCCCTGATCGCGGCGGCGCAGGCGGTCGAGCATTACGAGATCGCCCGTTACGGCACGTTGGTCGCCTGGGCGCGGCAGCTGGGGCGCAGCGACTGCGCGGCGATCCTGGACGAGACGCTGGCCGAGGAAAAGGCGACCGACGAGAAGCTGACCGGCCTGGCCGAAGGCGGTGCGAACGCGGCGGCGGAAGCG
- a CDS encoding SDR family oxidoreductase — MAETFAIVTGASSGIGYHLAACAARDAYDLLIVADEPAIHTAAADLAALGTKVQAVEADLSTLEGVDTLLAAADGRRIDVLCANAGNSKGGAFLDQPVEDWRRSIDTNVTGTVHLLQRVLTGMVRHGEGKVLVTGSIVGFIPGPFNAIYNATKAFIDNFTEALRNELKEQKGVTLTTLMPGPTDTKFFARADMLDTRVGAMDKDDPAQVARTGWDAMKAGRGHITAGLLNKAQVAAAGVVPQSVLAEAHRKIAEPGSADR; from the coding sequence ATGGCAGAGACATTCGCAATCGTGACCGGCGCCTCTTCGGGCATCGGCTATCATCTGGCGGCATGCGCGGCGCGCGACGCCTATGACCTGCTGATCGTCGCGGACGAACCGGCGATCCACACCGCCGCCGCCGATCTGGCCGCACTCGGCACCAAGGTACAGGCGGTGGAGGCCGACCTGTCCACGCTGGAGGGCGTCGACACGCTGCTGGCGGCGGCGGACGGGCGGCGGATCGACGTGCTGTGCGCCAATGCGGGCAACAGCAAGGGGGGCGCGTTCCTCGACCAGCCGGTGGAGGACTGGCGGCGATCGATCGACACCAACGTCACCGGCACCGTCCATCTGCTCCAGCGGGTGCTGACCGGCATGGTCCGGCATGGCGAGGGCAAGGTGCTGGTCACCGGGTCGATCGTCGGCTTCATCCCCGGCCCGTTCAACGCGATCTACAATGCGACCAAGGCGTTCATCGACAATTTCACCGAGGCGCTGCGCAACGAACTGAAGGAGCAGAAGGGCGTCACGCTGACCACGCTGATGCCCGGACCGACCGACACCAAATTCTTCGCGCGGGCCGACATGCTCGACACCCGCGTCGGGGCCATGGACAAGGATGATCCCGCCCAGGTTGCGCGCACCGGCTGGGATGCGATGAAGGCGGGCCGGGGGCACATCACCGCCGGGCTGCTGAACAAGGCGCAGGTCGCCGCCGCAGGCGTCGTCCCGCAATCGGTGCTGGCCGAAGCCCATCGCAAGATCGCCGAGCCCGGCTCGGCCGACCGCTGA
- a CDS encoding zinc-dependent alcohol dehydrogenase, giving the protein MKALTWHGKHDVRIDNVDDPGIVNPRDAIIRVTATAICGSDLHLYDGYIPTMKSGDILGHEFMGEVVETGSASTLKKGQKVVVPFTIACGACYHCGKHQYSGCENGLPADNQDIAREIYGHPMAGLFGYSHMTGGYAGGQAEYVRVPFSDTGPIVIPDGVDDEKVLFLSDILPTGWMAAENAQIEPGDTVAVWGCGPVGLFAVQSAFLMGAERVIAIDHFPHRLELARQFGAETINFEESATYDALMVMTGGIGPDAVIDSVGLEAHGLFVDNAIDQIKASTFLGTDRIHAIRQAILAVRKGGRVSMPAVYGGFVDKFPLGAVMQKGLTLKTGQTHVQHYLPGLLDAIMEGKIDTTFLISHRLPLEQAPEGYRMFHDKQNEVTKIVLKPGQ; this is encoded by the coding sequence ATGAAGGCGCTGACCTGGCACGGCAAGCATGACGTCCGCATCGACAATGTCGACGACCCCGGCATCGTCAACCCGCGCGACGCGATCATCAGGGTGACGGCGACCGCCATCTGCGGATCGGACCTGCACCTCTATGACGGCTATATCCCGACCATGAAGTCGGGCGACATATTGGGCCATGAGTTCATGGGCGAGGTGGTCGAGACCGGCTCCGCCTCGACGCTGAAAAAGGGGCAGAAGGTGGTGGTGCCGTTCACCATCGCCTGTGGCGCCTGCTATCATTGCGGCAAGCATCAATATTCGGGGTGCGAGAACGGGCTGCCCGCCGACAATCAGGACATTGCCCGCGAAATCTATGGCCATCCGATGGCCGGGCTGTTCGGCTATAGCCACATGACCGGCGGCTATGCGGGCGGGCAGGCGGAATATGTCCGCGTGCCGTTCAGCGATACCGGCCCCATCGTCATCCCCGACGGGGTGGACGATGAGAAGGTGCTGTTCCTGTCGGACATCCTGCCCACCGGCTGGATGGCCGCCGAGAACGCCCAGATCGAGCCGGGCGACACGGTCGCGGTCTGGGGCTGCGGCCCGGTCGGCCTCTTCGCGGTCCAGTCGGCGTTCCTGATGGGCGCGGAGCGGGTCATCGCGATCGACCATTTCCCGCACCGGCTGGAACTCGCCCGCCAGTTCGGCGCCGAGACGATCAATTTCGAGGAAAGCGCGACCTATGACGCGCTGATGGTGATGACCGGCGGCATCGGCCCCGATGCGGTGATCGACTCGGTCGGGCTGGAGGCGCACGGCCTGTTCGTCGACAATGCCATCGACCAGATCAAGGCATCGACCTTCCTGGGCACCGACCGCATCCACGCCATCCGCCAGGCGATCCTGGCGGTGCGCAAGGGCGGCCGGGTGTCGATGCCTGCCGTCTATGGCGGCTTTGTCGACAAATTCCCGCTGGGTGCCGTGATGCAGAAGGGACTGACGCTCAAGACCGGGCAGACGCATGTCCAGCATTACCTGCCCGGCCTGCTCGACGCGATCATGGAGGGGAAGATCGATACGACCTTCCTGATCTCGCACCGGCTTCCGCTGGAACAGGCGCCCGAGGGGTATCGCATGTTCCACGACAAGCAGAACGAAGTGACCAAGATCGTGCTGAAGCCCGGTCAATAA
- a CDS encoding SRPBCC family protein, giving the protein MPDSADRPYDDAPLSTAKDTDAAVWIATHEAIADRGDSLTACATTINRPAGELFAWWRDFPNLASVMENVERIDRIDATRSHWVVKAPGGTTVEWDAIVTEEEEGRLIAWASAEGADIANSGRITFRDAGARGTVVTATILYDPPAGVIGKLVAKLFQREPNIQLRRDLARFKQLMETGEVATNAMNPKQFEEQGA; this is encoded by the coding sequence ATGCCGGATAGCGCCGACAGACCCTATGACGACGCGCCGCTTTCGACGGCGAAGGACACGGACGCCGCGGTCTGGATCGCGACCCATGAGGCGATCGCGGATCGCGGCGACAGCCTGACTGCGTGCGCGACCACGATCAACCGCCCGGCGGGCGAGCTGTTCGCCTGGTGGCGCGACTTTCCCAATCTGGCGAGCGTGATGGAGAATGTCGAACGGATCGACAGGATCGATGCCACGCGCTCGCACTGGGTGGTCAAGGCGCCCGGCGGGACGACCGTCGAATGGGATGCGATCGTGACCGAGGAAGAGGAGGGCCGGCTGATCGCCTGGGCCTCCGCCGAGGGGGCCGATATCGCCAATTCGGGACGCATCACCTTCCGCGACGCGGGCGCGCGCGGCACCGTCGTGACCGCGACGATCCTCTATGACCCGCCCGCCGGGGTGATCGGCAAGCTGGTCGCCAAGCTGTTCCAGCGCGAACCCAATATCCAGCTCCGCCGCGACCTCGCGCGCTTCAAGCAGCTGATGGAAACCGGCGAGGTCGCGACCAACGCGATGAACCCCAAGCAGTTCGAGGAGCAGGGTGCATGA
- a CDS encoding Crp/Fnr family transcriptional regulator, with protein sequence MSLSLSRPLGSSPPALQRLSRLATLDQAAVAALMEAMGRSTVFRPRRELLVEGRDIVTPHLILSGWAARVRILLDGRRQFLNFVLPGDVVGLYHHARAVAPTTVISLTEVTSCVPPDWGVSPALDQAYAVGHALDEAYLLAQIARLGRMNAMERIGDLMLELHERLALSDLSHGRSFELPITQETLADALGLTAVHVNRMLQAARRAGDLIWSSRSMTIPDPRQLARKVGRAQIRVMAD encoded by the coding sequence ATGAGCCTGAGTCTCAGCCGACCGCTCGGCAGTTCGCCGCCCGCGCTCCAGCGTCTGTCGCGGCTGGCGACGCTCGACCAGGCCGCCGTCGCCGCGCTGATGGAGGCGATGGGCCGTTCGACCGTCTTCCGGCCGCGCCGCGAATTGCTGGTCGAGGGGCGCGACATCGTGACGCCGCACCTGATCCTGTCCGGCTGGGCCGCGCGGGTGCGCATCCTGCTCGACGGGCGGCGGCAGTTCCTCAACTTCGTCCTGCCGGGCGATGTGGTCGGCCTCTATCATCACGCCCGTGCGGTCGCGCCGACCACGGTCATCTCGCTGACCGAGGTGACGAGCTGCGTGCCGCCCGACTGGGGCGTCTCGCCCGCGCTGGACCAGGCCTATGCGGTGGGACATGCGCTCGACGAGGCGTATCTGCTGGCGCAGATCGCGCGGCTGGGGCGGATGAACGCGATGGAGCGGATCGGCGACCTGATGCTGGAGCTGCACGAACGGCTGGCGCTGAGCGACCTGAGCCATGGCCGCAGCTTCGAGCTGCCGATCACGCAGGAAACCCTGGCCGATGCGCTGGGGCTGACCGCGGTGCACGTCAACCGGATGCTCCAGGCGGCCCGGCGCGCGGGCGACCTGATCTGGTCGTCGCGGTCGATGACCATCCCCGATCCCCGTCAGCTGGCGCGCAAGGTCGGGCGGGCACAGATCCGGGTCATGGCCGACTGA
- a CDS encoding aromatic amino acid transaminase: protein MRFAQLTRQPDDPLLRIIGQHAADPRSDKIDLGVGVFRDEAGRTPVMTAVKAAEARLLSEQSTKSYLGPEGDVGFVRALGELVLGQVVPADRRVGLQTPGGTGALRLAAELLARAGVPRIWIGSPSWANHAPLFKQAGVEPALIPCYDLTSQHFDLDGFLAGLGGAAQGDAVLLHGCCHNPIGIDPDGQGWAAIAQHVADHALLPVVDLAYQGLGDGFDVDAAGARTILSAVPEALLAYSCDKNFGLYRERTGALFALSPDADTGAVVLSNLLALARANWSMPPDHGAAIVRIILEDAALTREWRDELETMRQRLASLRAALAAGGRIGAIDLAAVAHGKGMFATLPLSPSQVAWLRERHGIYMAGSGRINIAGFSTAAIARFHDALRDMVANGVV, encoded by the coding sequence ATGCGTTTCGCCCAACTGACCCGCCAGCCCGACGATCCCTTGTTGCGGATCATCGGCCAGCACGCCGCCGATCCCCGCAGCGACAAGATCGACCTGGGCGTCGGCGTCTTCCGCGACGAGGCGGGGCGGACTCCGGTGATGACCGCGGTCAAGGCGGCGGAGGCGCGGCTGCTGTCCGAACAGTCGACCAAATCCTATCTGGGGCCGGAGGGCGATGTCGGCTTCGTCCGGGCGCTGGGCGAGCTGGTGCTGGGTCAGGTCGTGCCCGCCGACCGCCGGGTCGGGTTGCAGACGCCGGGCGGCACCGGGGCGCTGCGCCTCGCCGCCGAGCTGCTGGCGCGCGCGGGCGTGCCGCGCATCTGGATCGGCAGCCCGAGCTGGGCCAACCATGCCCCGCTGTTCAAGCAGGCGGGGGTCGAGCCCGCCCTGATCCCCTGCTACGACCTGACCAGCCAGCATTTCGACCTGGACGGCTTCCTCGCCGGTCTGGGCGGGGCGGCGCAGGGCGATGCGGTGCTGCTGCACGGCTGTTGCCACAATCCGATCGGGATCGATCCCGATGGGCAGGGCTGGGCCGCGATCGCGCAGCATGTCGCCGACCACGCGCTGCTGCCGGTGGTCGATCTCGCCTATCAGGGGCTGGGCGACGGGTTCGATGTCGACGCGGCGGGCGCGCGCACGATCCTGTCGGCGGTGCCGGAAGCGTTGCTCGCCTATTCCTGCGACAAGAATTTCGGGCTGTATCGCGAGCGGACCGGCGCGCTGTTCGCGCTGTCGCCCGATGCCGATACGGGTGCGGTCGTGCTGTCCAACCTGCTGGCGCTGGCGCGCGCCAACTGGTCGATGCCGCCCGATCACGGTGCGGCGATCGTCCGCATCATCCTGGAGGACGCCGCCCTGACCCGCGAATGGCGCGACGAGCTGGAGACGATGCGCCAGCGGCTGGCCAGCCTGCGCGCCGCCCTGGCGGCGGGCGGGCGGATCGGCGCGATCGATCTGGCGGCGGTCGCCCATGGCAAGGGCATGTTCGCCACCCTGCCCCTCTCCCCCAGCCAGGTCGCCTGGCTGCGCGAGCGGCACGGCATCTACATGGCCGGATCGGGGCGGATCAACATCGCCGGGTTCAGCACCGCCGCGATCGCACGCTTCCACGACGCGCTGCGCGACATGGTCGCGAACGGGGTGGTTTGA
- the xylA gene encoding xylose isomerase — translation MATDFFADIPTIRYEGPDSDNELAYRFYDKNRVVLGKTMEEHLRFAACFWHTFCWPGSDVFGGGTFNRPWHAGANDSAAAAQKREVAFDFFSKLDVPYYCFHDVDVMADAQGVAEHRRYFAEAVDHLEQLQASSGRKLLWGTANLFSHPRFAAGGATNPDPEVYAFGAMQVRDALEATHRLGGANYVLWGGREGYETLHNTDMKRELDNLGRFLSLVVEHKHKIGFNGTILIEPKPHEPTKHQYDFDTATVYGFLKAYGLENQVKVNIEANHATLAGHTFEHEIATAGALGIFGSIDANRGDHQNGWDTDQFPNSVEELTLAMIEIIRAGGFTTGGFNFDAKVRRQSMDAVDLFHGHVGGIDVVAKGLLNAAALIEDGRLDAIKAERYAGWTGEFGQQVGSLDLAGIADLAEQKAIDPKPRSGRQERIENIVNRFVHSGK, via the coding sequence ATGGCTACCGATTTCTTCGCCGACATCCCCACGATCCGTTACGAAGGCCCGGACAGCGACAATGAGCTGGCCTATCGCTTCTACGACAAGAACCGCGTCGTGCTGGGCAAGACGATGGAGGAGCATCTGCGCTTCGCCGCCTGCTTCTGGCACACCTTCTGCTGGCCGGGTTCGGACGTGTTCGGCGGCGGCACCTTCAACCGCCCCTGGCATGCGGGCGCGAACGACAGCGCGGCGGCCGCGCAGAAGCGCGAAGTGGCGTTCGACTTCTTCTCGAAGCTGGACGTGCCCTATTACTGTTTCCACGATGTCGACGTGATGGCCGATGCGCAGGGCGTCGCCGAGCATCGCCGCTATTTCGCCGAGGCGGTGGATCATCTCGAACAGCTCCAGGCCTCGTCGGGCCGCAAGCTCCTCTGGGGCACCGCCAATCTGTTCAGCCATCCGCGCTTCGCCGCCGGTGGCGCGACCAATCCCGATCCGGAAGTCTATGCGTTCGGCGCGATGCAGGTCCGCGACGCGCTGGAGGCCACGCACCGGCTGGGCGGCGCCAACTATGTGCTGTGGGGCGGTCGCGAAGGCTATGAAACGCTGCACAACACCGACATGAAGCGCGAGCTGGACAATCTGGGCCGATTCCTGAGCCTGGTGGTCGAGCACAAGCACAAGATCGGCTTCAACGGCACCATCCTGATCGAGCCGAAGCCGCACGAGCCGACCAAGCACCAGTACGACTTCGACACCGCGACCGTGTACGGCTTCTTGAAGGCCTATGGCCTGGAAAACCAAGTGAAGGTCAATATCGAGGCGAACCACGCCACGCTGGCGGGCCATACCTTCGAGCATGAGATCGCGACGGCGGGCGCGCTGGGCATCTTCGGTTCGATCGACGCCAATCGCGGCGACCACCAGAATGGCTGGGATACCGACCAATTCCCCAACTCGGTCGAGGAGCTGACGCTGGCGATGATCGAGATCATCCGGGCGGGCGGCTTCACCACCGGCGGCTTCAACTTCGACGCCAAGGTGCGCCGCCAGTCGATGGACGCGGTCGACCTGTTCCATGGCCATGTCGGCGGCATCGACGTGGTGGCCAAGGGCCTGCTCAACGCCGCCGCGCTGATCGAGGACGGCCGCCTGGATGCGATCAAGGCCGAGCGCTATGCGGGCTGGACCGGCGAGTTCGGCCAGCAGGTCGGCAGCCTCGACCTGGCCGGGATCGCCGATCTCGCCGAGCAGAAGGCGATCGATCCCAAGCCCCGTTCGGGCCGTCAGGAGCGGATCGAGAATATCGTCAACCGCTTCGTCCATTCGGGCAAGTAA